The DNA window TACGGTTTCGATTACTAATTCTTTTCCAGATTTACGTTTTATTTCTTCTAATTTTTGATTGGCTAAATGAACAGCAGACGAGGAAAACATACCCGCCTTGTCCACAACTTCCGCAGAAACTGTAACACCAAGACACAAAGCTACTGAACAAATCGTTAAAAATTTTTTCATATTTTCAAATTCTCCTCTTTTATAATTTAGACTCGTCGCCCAAATTAACAATACTTAATTTCGTAAGATTTTTTTTATCAAACTGAATAAGATATTTTTCCTTTTGGTTTTGATTATCACCTATCTTATAATTTAAAGTTGCGTTCATTAGAATATAATTTCTCTCTAAATTGGATGAACACTCAATGGAAACGAAATTCTGTTTAGGACTTGATTTTTTATAACCTACCATTGTAGCATTACATATTATTTTCATTTCTATTCCGTCATATCTTTTGTAAGTTGGAAACTCGGATTCAAGCTGATTTCTGTTTACCTTAAAAAATTCCTCCACAAAAGTTCCCTCTCTAAAAAAAGAAATCAATGGGTAACCAAAATAAATAAATTCAGAAGATTCGAATAAAATCTCCCAGTTCGCTCCCATTACTTTTTTAATTTTATTTTTCATCCTTTTCTGAAAAAAATCTTCAACTGTAGTTTCCCTCGCACGTTCAAGGTATTCTCCTTTTCGAATGTCCGCACTTTTAATACTACATTGCACAAAAAAAAGAAGAATACATCCCAACACAAAGCGGCTTATTTTATTAGTCCACCTCATTTCTTCTGAAATAAATAATGAGAGACTAACCATTCTTCGCCTCTATCGTATGCAAAAAGTTCCGCACAAGCCAAAAAGAACAATCTCCAATACGACCACCATTTAGTAAGGTTTTCTTTCCCGTATGTTTTTTCTAAAATTGGTTCAATTTGTTTCTTATGGTTGTCCATATTCTTTAACCATGCCTCACTTGTTTTTCCATAATGGATTCCATTTACTACCCAATGATTTCTAATACTTAAGTCATCTTGGAAATATAGAAATAAATTATGAGACGGCATCATCCCACCGGTAAAAAAATATTTCGCCATCCAGTCTGTTTCGTCCCTCACTTCAAATGGATATGCATATTCTTTATGTGTAAATATATGAATAAAAAAGAGTCCTTCCGGTTTCAAAAATCCTGACAACTTCTCGAATAACTTTTTATAATTTTTCATATGTTCTAACATTTCCACAGAAATGATTCTATCAAATTTTTCATTCACCATAAAATCATTCATATCCTGTGTAATCACATTAATATTTTTGAATCCCTTTTCCTTAGCCACGGAATCAATGTATTCCTTCTGAGTTTTGGAGTTTGACACTGCAGTAATTTTACAGTTCGGGAATTTCTCTGCCACATATAAAGATACAGATCCCCACCCACAACCTAGGTCTAATAACGATTGTCCGTCTTTAAGTTCTGCCCTTTCACACGAAAGTTTAAGCATACTGTCCTCGGATTCGCCTATCGTATTTACTCCGGTAGGCCAATAACCTCCACTGTATTTCATCCTTTTCCCTAGAACATACTTATAAAATTCAGTGGGGACTTCGTAGTGCTGCTCGTTTGCGTCTTTTGTGTGAATCGCAATAGGACTATTCTGTAATTTTTTAATGTATTCAATTAAATGCTTTTGTTGTTCTTCTTTACTTCCCTTATTTTCCTCTGCCAATCTTTCACGTAACAATTTGCGGATCCCTATACGTATCAAAAAATCCGGAATTATATCCTTCTCTAATAAATTAAATATCACTGTTCACTCCTTTATTACTATTCAGACTTTTCTTTTTCCTAAAAGAAGGAAAATAATTAAATTTATTTTATAGAAATTAAATTTAAAATAACTCATTTTTTTCATTGAAATGACTCGTTGAAATACAAAATGGAACATCTCCGTAAACTTTTGTTTTCCCTATTTCATCTAACTCTTCGACTTGCAAATAATATGCATTATTCGGAATTATTAGTAAGTTTAAATCTGCCTCGTTTTTCTTTAAGGTAATTTCCATGCCTGAAATAGAGTTTCTATTTCTATCTAATAATGTCCATTTTTGTCGGAGATTTTTTTTTGAAGTGGAATTATCTAAGAATACATCCAATTCAATTCCATTTGCTCCAGCTAAAATCCAAATTGTTTTTCCCTTAAAGACATGATATCGTTTATCCCCATTTACTTTATTAGGCTCATAGGCTAATAGCTGGTAACTGCCCATTTTTTCTTTTCGAAATTCTGGTAATTTGAATTCAGTATATGTTCTCCTTCCAGTGTTTATTAATAAAAGCAAAAGAATTACCAGTGGAGTGATCTGAGTTATCCAATAGCCGTTCCATTTAACTTTAGTTATACCAAAACCTATTATCAATAGTAGAAGGATAACAAATGCCCCATCCGGTTGTACGATATGATATCCAAAACTAAGTGCTGGGATTAATAAAATAATTAGAAAAACATTATTCTTCCATGGTATATGTATAAGCCAAGCGAATACAACATAGATTAGCCCCATAATGCCAACTTCACTAATAAACCCAATGAAGAACGATGGGTTATCAAACCATTCTCCCGGCATATAAATTTTCAAGGTTTCATCTTTCAGATTTACGATAAAACTACCGACTCCAGTTCCCCAACTTGGATTATCTAAAAATAAATTCCACCCACCCAAATTTAAATAATAACGGTACGGGTCAAACTTCAAAACAGAAGTGTCCCCTGTTTGTAAAAATTTAATAATATAACTCGGGATTAATAAGAATTTACCAAATCCAGAATCTGGAGATTTAGGAATTAAATACAGCAAAAGAATAAAAACACAAAACATAACTGCCAGAATAAAAATATTTTTATTACTAATTCGAAGATTTGTTTCACGCCAAACGATTAACAATAAGAATATTATTCCTAGTAAAAAAATTACCCAAAACCCTCTACCCTGAAATATTCCTACAACTACTTGAATTAGAATTAAACTCAATATAGGTATATATCGTATTTTTCCTTCTCTAATAAAATATTTATAAAATAAAAAACACACTATAGGAATAATCCAAGTTGAACTACTTGAATCACGAAATAGTCCCATTTTACGATTAAATTCTATCGCCAAATTTGTATTTTCCGCCAAAAATTTTCCATCATAGAAAATTTGAATTAACATGATACAAAATTGAATTCCAATTCCAATCGCAATACCTATAGTCCAATCTTTTAGAATTTTCTCTTTTTTTTCCCCACCAATTTCTTCTGAATAACAATACAAAATCGGAAAAAGTAAATTCGTGATAATTTCCATACTTAATGCATATGCCTCTTTGGATGAAACATTCTTTACATACATTGTTTCCAAAATTCCAAATCCATTTAAGAAAGGCGCATTAAAATAAATTAAAAATCTTTCTAACGTCAAAGTTATTAAAAATAATATGAGTAAAAAGTTCGGAGAAAAAGGAAAAATATTATATACTTCTCTTATTTCCAGTTTAGATTCTTTTTTTATTTTGTATCTCTCATAAAATTCTCTAATAAGATTTCCTGCTACCCCTCCCCAAAAAACTCCCATTAAAGTAACAAAGGCATATTGTATTCCTGATATCGGACCAATACGTACAAAAATTAAAGCAGATATAATAGTCATTATCCGCCCGTATCTTCTACTAATTAAATAAGGCGTAAAACTTGCTCCAAATTGAATTCCTATTACAGTAAAAAATTCATTCTTGGGAAATGGATGACAAAACCGAAAAATTAGAATCCAATAGTATCCAATGAATGTTAACAAACTAAGTAATAGAATTCTTTTCATAACTTTTCAAGCCTTATCAAATTCGGTTTTAAAGATTTACCCGCCTTTACAATTACTCTTTGTGTTTCATATCCTTTCTTAGTAATCAAAAATGTATATTCCTTTTCCTCCAAAAACATTTTAGCAAATATTCCAGTCTTTGGATTACTAGTGAAAACCTCTTTTTCGAAAACTGTAATTTCTTCTGTAACTACTTTCGCACTCAGAGGATTACCTTCTGCATCTTCAATTTTTATTATAACTTTATTTCCGTTGAAAAATTCAAATACAATGTGTTCCCAAACCCCTTTAAATCCTTTTAGAATTTCTTTCACTATTTTATAATCAACATTCTGATGCGAAGACTCAGCTATGAATGCATTCGTTCCGAAAGTATGATAGTAATAATCTTGATCAGTTCCATCGACCGGATAAAGGTTTTTTCTTATCGCAAACTCTTTATTTGCCCTCACTGATTTAGCAGACTTAACCAATCTACTAGCTAAATCCTTTACGTAATCTGGATCAGGATTAGTCAAATTATCAATTGTATATGGAAATAAAATAGCAGTTGCGTAAGAATGAAAACTCATAGCAAATAAAAATCTCTCTCGTTTTGCAAGAGAAATCATAGATTTTGTCTCTGGCTCAGAAGCAGGACTTTCGCCACGATAAAAAACGTTATTCGAAAAACCGGAGGAAGCTTTTCGATTTCCAGAATTCCATCGAAACGGATAATTTCGATTTAAGTCTACTCCACGAGTTGGGTCATTTTCCTGCATATCATGCGGCAAATAACCGTTTTTCCTTCCCATATCGACAGACTGATTCCAAAAAAAATAACTACCATCTGGATTTACTATAGGAACAATCCAAATTGAAATATGTTCTAAATAAGGCTCATATTTTTCGAAGTCATTTAGTAAATTATAAATTATATCATAACAATGTTCCGTCGAAATCAATTCATTTGCATGATGTGCGCCTGTAAATAATATTGGAATTTTATATTCCGACGGTTTATTTGAAGTAATTTCCAACGCAGGAATAACTCTCCCTAATCGAGATTCCCCTAATTCAAAATACTTCACTTTATCAGGAAATTTTTCAGCTATTGCCTGAAGGTATATTTTATTTAACCTCTCATCCTTATAACCGGCGCGTAGGTCATTTAATTTTTTAAACTTTTTTTTATAACGTTCATCAAATCCAATATCATAGTATTTGAATGGAGCGGATTTAGAAAAACTTTCATAAGATAAATTTGATTTTTCTAAAATTTTCATTTCTCTTTTGCTTAACAAATAAATAGAAAAGTTTTTTCCTTTATAAGAACTTTCCGGCATCGAAAAAAAATACTTTTTAACTAATTTTTTAAATTTTTTATAATCTTTATTTTGAATTTTATAAGGAACTAAATCTTTATTTTCATAGATTGGGATATTTGCATAACGAATGTCCTGCGAAAATAAACTGCAAGAAAACAGAAAAGAAATACTGAACCAAAATAAACATCTAGAGTATAAAAATTTCATATATCAGAATTTAAACTTTCTCCAAAGCTCATACAATATAAATCCAGTTAAAACCGAAATAAAAGCAAAAAATAGAATCATAAAATTCCCTTCTCTAATATAATTACCAATTATTAGAAATAAAATCATACAAGTAGTCAAAATATATACGATAGGTGCGATAGGAAAACTTATGTAAGGAATCAAATGTGGCTTATTATGCCTTTTTTTTACTAAAAATACGGAGTATATTGTTAATATGGAAAGGGCAATTATACAAATAAAGGAAAAATTAAGCAAATTACTTTCTTTACTTACGAATAAAATCATACAAGCAGCCCAAGCAGTTTGAAGCCAAATTCCAAGCACAGGGGTATTCGTTTTAGGATGAAGATGCCCTAATTTTTCTATAAAAAGTTTATCACGAGACATGGCAACTTGAATCCTACTTCCCGTTATGATCGTAGAATTTGTATTCCCTAAAATTATAAAAATAATGATGTATGTCATTATCCGCGGAATCAAATCTACAAAAACAGGAGATTCTAACTGCAGAAGATTTTGCAAAAAGTATTTACCAATAATAAAAAATGGATCTTTCCCTGTTTGCAAACTTTCAAACGGAAGTAGTGCTACAAATATAAATCCTAGTAATAAATAAATCGACATAACTACAATTGGTCCAAACATCATCGCACGCGGGATTACTTTTTCTGGATTTTTAATTTCCTCTCCCATGGCAAGGGGTGAATTCCAACCTGCGTATGTCCAATAAATCGCGACGAGTGCCGTACCAGAAGGAAGTAAATCTGGAAAAATAAACGGCATACTCATATTATTCGCTAATAATAATTTTGATTGATCCCCAATAAATATATAGTAGGAAATGGATACAATCGTAAGTATCCCCACTCCCACCAAAAACACTACAGGCAAAAATGTAACTAATTTCTGGAATCGGATCGATGACTCTATTCCGAAATGATTAACCATCGTAAGTCCCAAAAGTAGGATAACAGCAATTACCTGATAGTAATGAAGCTCAAATCCAAACTCTGGAACTGTGTAACACAAATTATTCACCCAGTCTCCTAATATAATTGCTCCCTGATAATGAACAGAAAGAGAAAGACCTAGTGCTATAGAGCCAGGAAATGTAATGAAAAAAGTAAAAAACCCATACAAAAAGGCCCAGCGCCTTCCGTATGAATTTCTAAGATATGCATAATCTCCGCCTAATTCTGGGTAAACGCTCGCCAACTCTGCAGAACTGAGCGCACCAGAAAGAGCAATTATTCCTCCAAATAACCAAAAAAGTAAAAACCATATTGGATGAGGAAGAAGAGAAGAAATCAATGCAGGATAAACAAAGATTCCAATTCCTATCATATTGCCCATCATTAGTATGATGGCATTTTTAAGACCAATTGTTTGTTTAAATGTATGTTGTTTCAATTTTGAATTTTACCAAAATTTCTTTTCAGCCAGAATCTGGTAAATTCTAAAACTGTCATTCTCGAATCTTTTTCTATTTGAGAAATTCTTTTACTATTCAAAACTGACACTCATCTATGAAAGATTTCATTTCGAAAATTAAAATCCTGTTTTTCCTATGTATTTTTTTTATCATTCCCAATTGTCAAAAAGTAGAAAACCAACCTGCTCCCACTCCGCAAGAATGTGTTAAGTCCTATCCCAATATGAAATGTATTCCAGAAGGAAATTTTATTCGTGGCAGTAACACTCATGAAAAAGACGAAAAACCTGAACAAACAATTTATGTATCCGAATTCTATATTGATACATACGAAGTAACAAATGAAGACTTTAATAAATGTATTGAAGCCGGAAAATGCAAAGAATGTCTTAAATATAAAACCTGTAACTACGTCGGTCCTAGATACGGTCGACCATATATGTCTCCCAAACAACCAATTGTGGGAATCAGTTGGTATACTGCCAAAGAGTTCTGTGAATTTTTAGGAAAACGTTTACCAACGGAAGCAGAATGGGAAAAAGCAGCCCGCGGTGTATCGGGAGATCTTTATCCATGGGGAAACGAACCTGCTGATTGCACAAGAGCCGTTATCGAGGAAAATGGGAAAAAGGGCTGTGGAAAAGACAAAGATTTACCTACCTCAGAAGTCGGAACTAGAGCCAGCGGAAAATACGGATTATATGATATGGCTGGAAATTCTTGGGAATGGGTAAATGATTTTTATACCAGTTCCTTTGAAGTTTGTGGAGTGAACTGTTCACAAAAAAATCCAAAAGGACCTTGTGATGGTCAAGAGCCTTGTCCTGGATTTAAAACTCGCGTATTAAAGGGAGGCTCTTGGTGGTGGGATAAAAACTATGCGAGAGGTTCAAAACGAAGACATCACGATCCGAAAAATTTTCCGGAATACCACCACTTTGGATTTAGGTGTGCGAAAGATTAATCGAGAAGTTCAGTATCCATTGCTTGCGCAGGATAAGAACCAGTGTCCATAGATCTGGATGTAGAACGAGATCTGTTTTTTGCAGCAATTTCTGCATATTCAACAGTATAAGGAGTCCAAGGGATCGCTTTTAATCGAGCTAAAGGGATCTTCTTTTTAGTTCCTTCACAAATTCCATAGGTGCCCTTTTCGATTTTTTCGAGGGCAATTTCAATTTGGTTCAAAAGGTCGATTTCGTTTTCAGTTAGAACAGAACTTAAAGCCTCTTCGTTTATTTCAGAGGCAATATCAGCTATGTCTCCAACTTCTTTTAGTCCAGAAGGAGAGCTTTTATCTTCCCAAGTGTTCAATTTGATAAGAAGATCGTTCTTCCTTTCAAGCAAAGCTTCCTTAAGTTCTTCAAAGCCTTTTGAAGTCTGTTTCGATTGTGATGATTTGGCTGCCATTTTTATGCTTTAGTTTCTTTGTGATCTGCATGTTTTCTGCAAAACTTGCAAAACTTTTTTGTTATTAATTTATCTGACTTAAGTTTCTTATTTTTTGTTTGAAAATAAGCAGATTTTCCCGGAACTTCGCAACCAGTACACGCTAATTTAATTATTTCTCTCATAGTTTAAGCCATAAAAAAGTATATTTTTTTTTCGTCAAGGTACTTATCATATATTTACTTACAATTAGACATTTCAGCAATACGACCTTCTTTTAAAACTCCCATGATATAATAAGTCTTTTTGCCACCTTCCATTCGACACCCATGTTTTTTTCCGCCATAGGCTTGTGTTGGAATAAACATATAAGGCCCTTCTCCGACTTTTGCACCGGCTTCATTGTATTCGATTGCAGTGGTTTCTTTTCTGATTTCTTCCTGCCCTGGATCGGCAGTTTTTGTTTCCTCTTTACTTGTGGCTGGCAGAATTTCTAAGTATTTTTTTCCACCTCTGTAAAAAGTGAATGGCAGTGCTGGAATCATTTTTTCTTTCATTTCGTCGGTTTTGTCGTCTATGCTAAACATGGAGAGCATCATATTCCCTTTTCCTTGTAATGCGCCGGTCGGCTCATACAATTCTCCATTTTTCATCATAATAGGATTTGCCATTGTTCCTTTACATCGAAGTTTATTTCCTTTATAGAAAAATTTCCAGTCTTTTACAGGCTGTCCCTTGTCGTCATAAGAACCGACGGAAAATAAA is part of the Leptospiraceae bacterium genome and encodes:
- a CDS encoding class I SAM-dependent methyltransferase, producing MFNLLEKDIIPDFLIRIGIRKLLRERLAEENKGSKEEQQKHLIEYIKKLQNSPIAIHTKDANEQHYEVPTEFYKYVLGKRMKYSGGYWPTGVNTIGESEDSMLKLSCERAELKDGQSLLDLGCGWGSVSLYVAEKFPNCKITAVSNSKTQKEYIDSVAKEKGFKNINVITQDMNDFMVNEKFDRIISVEMLEHMKNYKKLFEKLSGFLKPEGLFFIHIFTHKEYAYPFEVRDETDWMAKYFFTGGMMPSHNLFLYFQDDLSIRNHWVVNGIHYGKTSEAWLKNMDNHKKQIEPILEKTYGKENLTKWWSYWRLFFLACAELFAYDRGEEWLVSHYLFQKK
- a CDS encoding peptidase M14; amino-acid sequence: MKFLYSRCLFWFSISFLFSCSLFSQDIRYANIPIYENKDLVPYKIQNKDYKKFKKLVKKYFFSMPESSYKGKNFSIYLLSKREMKILEKSNLSYESFSKSAPFKYYDIGFDERYKKKFKKLNDLRAGYKDERLNKIYLQAIAEKFPDKVKYFELGESRLGRVIPALEITSNKPSEYKIPILFTGAHHANELISTEHCYDIIYNLLNDFEKYEPYLEHISIWIVPIVNPDGSYFFWNQSVDMGRKNGYLPHDMQENDPTRGVDLNRNYPFRWNSGNRKASSGFSNNVFYRGESPASEPETKSMISLAKRERFLFAMSFHSYATAILFPYTIDNLTNPDPDYVKDLASRLVKSAKSVRANKEFAIRKNLYPVDGTDQDYYYHTFGTNAFIAESSHQNVDYKIVKEILKGFKGVWEHIVFEFFNGNKVIIKIEDAEGNPLSAKVVTEEITVFEKEVFTSNPKTGIFAKMFLEEKEYTFLITKKGYETQRVIVKAGKSLKPNLIRLEKL
- a CDS encoding amino acid permease, with the translated sequence MKQHTFKQTIGLKNAIILMMGNMIGIGIFVYPALISSLLPHPIWFLLFWLFGGIIALSGALSSAELASVYPELGGDYAYLRNSYGRRWAFLYGFFTFFITFPGSIALGLSLSVHYQGAIILGDWVNNLCYTVPEFGFELHYYQVIAVILLLGLTMVNHFGIESSIRFQKLVTFLPVVFLVGVGILTIVSISYYIFIGDQSKLLLANNMSMPFIFPDLLPSGTALVAIYWTYAGWNSPLAMGEEIKNPEKVIPRAMMFGPIVVMSIYLLLGFIFVALLPFESLQTGKDPFFIIGKYFLQNLLQLESPVFVDLIPRIMTYIIIFIILGNTNSTIITGSRIQVAMSRDKLFIEKLGHLHPKTNTPVLGIWLQTAWAACMILFVSKESNLLNFSFICIIALSILTIYSVFLVKKRHNKPHLIPYISFPIAPIVYILTTCMILFLIIGNYIREGNFMILFFAFISVLTGFILYELWRKFKF
- a CDS encoding SUMF1/EgtB/PvdO family nonheme iron enzyme, coding for MKDFISKIKILFFLCIFFIIPNCQKVENQPAPTPQECVKSYPNMKCIPEGNFIRGSNTHEKDEKPEQTIYVSEFYIDTYEVTNEDFNKCIEAGKCKECLKYKTCNYVGPRYGRPYMSPKQPIVGISWYTAKEFCEFLGKRLPTEAEWEKAARGVSGDLYPWGNEPADCTRAVIEENGKKGCGKDKDLPTSEVGTRASGKYGLYDMAGNSWEWVNDFYTSSFEVCGVNCSQKNPKGPCDGQEPCPGFKTRVLKGGSWWWDKNYARGSKRRHHDPKNFPEYHHFGFRCAKD
- a CDS encoding TraR/DksA family transcriptional regulator; translated protein: MAAKSSQSKQTSKGFEELKEALLERKNDLLIKLNTWEDKSSPSGLKEVGDIADIASEINEEALSSVLTENEIDLLNQIEIALEKIEKGTYGICEGTKKKIPLARLKAIPWTPYTVEYAEIAAKNRSRSTSRSMDTGSYPAQAMDTELLD
- the rpmG gene encoding 50S ribosomal protein L33; translation: MREIIKLACTGCEVPGKSAYFQTKNKKLKSDKLITKKFCKFCRKHADHKETKA